In Mytilus edulis chromosome 4, xbMytEdul2.2, whole genome shotgun sequence, the following proteins share a genomic window:
- the LOC139521772 gene encoding uncharacterized protein, with product MENTVAKRKDACVDCESASLKKARHSWQVKRSDREDISSVTDVVICDNISSCQHCNLRGDKSLCQCNPDVSCVKFNKPAEISEKDMDCSSSNMMAPTFVRHESQINQVKKYDYSDQKSEGTTSTPYLQNTVSSAIPDYCSSIHNFSRTSSPVSSSGNFSFDGQQIHQDMQKEDGRTSVSTNLSNRTSILALPSSSTVDPEIEEEGLLISHRQREEELNLYLKRWQNQHIAKSIVDNAINKTLEEMGVSPEPQQFVTNLIESQGISEAIKLQGLIPQSQCNHLGPVEVLSNFAESNTYFMSLTNQQISNNISDVGLNAGTSTTNHDILDHAVSVAIGSKGLIFHDPGK from the coding sequence ATGGAAAATACAGTGGCTAAAAGAAAAGATGCATGTGTAGATTGTGAGTCTGCTTCACTGAAGAAGGCTAGACATTCATGGCAGGTGAAGAGAAGTGACAGAGAAGACATCTCAAGTGTTACTGACGTTGTAATCTGTGACAATATCTCATCATGTCAACATTGtaatttaaggggagataaatctCTTTGTCAGTGTAACCCAGATGTATCTTGTGTCAAATTCAATAAACCTGCAGAGATTTCTGAAAAAGACATGGACTGTTCATCATCAAATATGATGGCTCCTACATTTGTTAGACATGAGTCTCAAATAAACCAGGTAAAAAAGTATGACTATTCCGACCAAAAATCTGAAGGAACAACCAGCACACCATATTTACAGAACACAGTCTCATCAGCAATACCAGACTATTGTAGCAGTATTCATAACTTTTCTAGAACAAGTAGTCCAGTAAGTTCAAGTGGTAATTTTAGTTTTGATGGGCAGCAGATTCATCAAGATATGCAAAAAGAGGACGGTAGAACTTCTGTTTCAACAAATCTCTCCAACAGAACAAGCATACTTGCTCTCCCTTCTAGTAGTACTGTTGATCCAGAAATAGAAGAAGAGGGATTATTGATATCACATCGTCAACGTGAAGAAGAACTCAACTTGTACCTGAAACGATGGCAAAATCAACACATTGCAAAATCTATCGTAGACAATGCTATTAATAAAACACTTGAAGAAATGGGAGTGTCACCAGAACCACAACAGTTTGTAACAAATTTGATAGAAAGTCAAGGAATTTCTGAAGCTATAAAATTACAGGGATTGATTCCCCAGTCACAATGCAATCATTTAGGTCCAGTAGAGGTTTTATCAAACTTTGCTGAGTCAAACACTTATTTTATGTCATTAACAAATCAACAAATATCTAACAACATATCAGATGTCGGTTTAAATGCAGGTACATCCACAACAAACCATGACATATTGGACCATGCTGTTTCTGTTGCTATTGGCTCCAAGGGACTCATATTTCATGACCCAGGAAAATGA